One genomic window of Arachis stenosperma cultivar V10309 chromosome 10, arast.V10309.gnm1.PFL2, whole genome shotgun sequence includes the following:
- the LOC130956357 gene encoding inactive TPR repeat-containing thioredoxin TTL3-like, which yields MRDTSPESRGCGLLSSLLRRRGSSRSKTERYSGNDDAHNHGKQPSKAKDSKRPRSDVSDDARRSASSASSNSNTPQRQKHVVVSVNQNHQRKQQQHDEAAAASMAVCSSSRSSKVSPVQGYVNQGRKVPKDAVGISGELDSMLNDYQKPKGSNKLVRASSNVMIYGNLGNLGQGGGGTNYPSSNIPMDKVENCGGSNNNRNKKVTRNSKEESGSLCRAVSTRMDPEQLKIMGNEDYKNGNFAEALALYDAAIAIDPNKAAYRSNKSAALTALGRLLEAVFECREAIRIDQHYQRAHQRLGNLYFRLGDPEKALYHYKQAGPEADPDEIAKVKILQVHLNKCTEARRVGDCNTLITETNKVISSGADSAQQIFALQAEALLKLRRHQDAEKIMSKCPKFDVDECTRFFGPICNANLLVTRAQVDIAVGRFEDALEAAQKAVSLDPNNREANMVMRKARDVSAARSKGNELFKASRFSEACAAYGEGLERDPYNSVLLCNSAACRSKLGQYEKAVEDCTLALNLRPSYAKARLRRADCNAKLERWEASIQDYEILLKETPDDEQVKRALLEAQEKLKTQRGG from the exons ATGAGAGACACTTCACCAGAAAGCAGAGGTTGTGGTTTGCTATCATCATTGCTTCGCAGGCGCGGCTCATCTAGGAGCAAAACTGAAAGATATTCTGGTAATGATGATGCTCATAATCATGGGAAGCAACCATCAAAAGCCAAAGACTCGAAACGGCCCCGGAGTGATGTCTCTGATGATGCCCGAAGATCTGCTTCTTCTGCATCAAGCAATTCCAACACTCCCCAAAGGCAAAAGCATGTAGTTGTAAGTGTAAACCAAAACCACCAAaggaaacaacaacaacatgATGAGGCAGCAGCAGCATCAATGGCAGTGTGTTCGTCATCTAGGTCGTCAAAGGTGTCACCTGTACAAGGATATGTCAATCAAGGAAGAAAGGTTCCAAAAGATGCCGTTGGAATATCCGGTGAGCTTGATAGCATGTTAAACGATTACCAGAAGCCGAAGGGAAGCAACAAGCTTGTTCGAGCTTCTAGCAATGTGATGATATATGGTAACTTAGGTAACCTTGgacaaggaggaggaggaacaaATTATCCTAGTTCAAACATTCCAATGGATAAAGTGGAAAATTGTGGTGGTAGTAACAATAATAGGAATAAAAAGGTTACTAGGAATAGTAAAGAAGAATCAGGTTCACTTTGTAGGGCTGTGTCTACTAGAATGGACCCTGAACAGTTGAAGATAATGGGGAATGAGGATTATAAGAATGGGAACTTTGCTGAGGCATTGGCTCTGTATGATGCAGCAATTGCAATTGATCCTAATAAGGCTGCTTATAGAAGCAATAAAAGTGCAGCATTAACAGCTCTTGGAAGGCTTTTGGAGGCTGTGTTTGAATGTAGAGAAGCCATTCGGATTGATCAGCATTACCAAAGAGCTCATCAACGATTGGGAAACTTGTACTTTAG GCTAGGAGACCCAGAAAAGGCATTGTATCATTATAAACAAGCAGGACCAGAGGCTGATCCTGATGAGATTGCTAAAGTGAAGATTCTTCAGGTTCATCTAAACAAGTGCACGGAGGCTCGCAGGGTGGGAGATTGCAACACACTAATCACTGAAACTAACAAGGTTATATCATCTGGTGCAGATTCTGCTCAACAG ATATTTGCATTACAAGCAGAAGCACTCTTAAAGCTTCGTAGACATCAAGATGCAGAAAAAATAATGTCAAAGTGCCCGAAATTTGATGTTGATGAGTGTACTAGGTTCTTTGGACCTATATGCAATGCAAATTTGTTGGTGACACGTGCCCAAGTCGATATAGCAGTTGGGAG ATTTGAAGATGCTTTAGAAGCAGCTCAGAAAGCAGTTAGTTTGGATCCCAATAATAGGGAGGCCAATATGGTTATGAGAAAGGCTCGAGATGTCAGCGCTGCTCGATCAAAGGGAAACGAGCTTTTCAAGGCATCAAGGTTCTCTGAGGCCTGTGCCGCATATGGAGAGGGACTTGAACGTGATCCATATAACTCTGTTTTACTATGCAACAGTGCTGCATGCAGATCAAAACTAGGCCAATATGAGAAAGCTGTGGAAGATTGCACTCTTGCACTTAACTTGCGCCCATCTTATGCCAAGGCTAGGTTGAGAAGAGCTGATTGCAATGCCAAG TTGGAAAGGTGGGAAGCTTCTATACAAGACTATGAAATTTTGTTAAAAGAGACACCAGATGATGAACAAGTAAAACGGGCATTGCTGGAGGCCCAAGAAAAGCTAAAGACGCAAAGAGGTGGATAA